CGAAGGAAAGCCCTATGTATTCAACATGATAGACACACCAGGCCACATAGACTTCACAGGCAAAGTTACAAGAAGTCTGAGAGCAATAGACGGGGCTGTTGTGGTGGTTGATTCTGTTGAAGGTGTCATGACCCAGACTGAAACTGTTACTAGGCAGGCCCTTGAAGAAAGAGTAAGGCCAGTCCTCTACATTAACAAGATAGACAGACTGGTCAAAGAGCTTAGGCTTACCCCAGACAGGATGCAGGCATGGCTCGCTAACATCATAGGTGAATTCAACAACCTGATAAACCTCTATGCTGAGCCTGAATTCAGGGATAAATGGAAGGTAAGCATACAGGATAACAGCGTAGCGTTCGGAAGTTCTAAGGACAAGTGGGGCTTTAACCTGAATATGGCAAAGAGCTCAGGGATAGGGTTCAAAGATGTCTACGAAGCTTACACTACTGGTGACCCTAAGAACCTTGCAGAAAAGGTTCCTCTTCACGAAGCGATTCTCACCATGGTGATCAAGCACCATCCTCCTCCTCACGTAGCCCAGTCATACAGAATTCCCAAGATCTGGAAGGGCGACCTTGAAAGCGACATAGGTAAGGCATTGCTGAGCTGCGACGATAACGGACCTACTGTTATGATGGTTACCAATGTTATCGTCGACCCGCAAGCAGGTATAGTGGCTACAGGCAGGCTGTTCAGCGGTACAATAAGGGATGGGGATGTTGTGTACCTAGCAGACGCCAAAAGAGAAGGTAGAGTTCAAAGCGTAAACATGTACATGGGTAATGTAAGAGAGATAGTAGGAGCTTTACCAGCTGGCAACATACCAGCCCTTCTTGGCCTAGAATTTGCGAGAGCTGGTGAAACGATATCGTCTGTAAAGGGAATTGTACCTTTTGAAGGGATAAAATACGTGTCTGAACCCGTTGTTACAGTGGCTATAGAAGCGAAGAATCCAAGGGACCTACCGAAACTTGTTGATGCATTGCAAAGGATGCATATAGAGGATCCCAACCTGATAGTCAGAATAAACGAAGAGTCTGGTGAAACCCTGCTATCTGGCATGGGCGTACTGCATCTTGAAATACAGACAACGCTTCTTCAACAGCAGGGGCTAGAGATAATTACAAGTCCTCCTTTGATCAATTATAGGGAAACAATTCAAGGCAAGGCTGGGCCTGTAATGTCAAAGAGCCCCAACAAGCACAACAAGATTTACATCAGAGTAGAACCGCTTGCAGAGGAGGTAATAAACAAGATTCGCTCGGGTGAAATAAGCGAAACCGCTGACAGGAAAGGTATTGCAAGAGTGCTCAGAGATATGGGCTGGGACTCTGACGAGGCTAGAAGTGTTGTAGCTGTAGACCCGAAAGGAAATATTCTGCTCGACCAGACAAAGGGTGTGCAGTTCATGCAGGAATCGATGGACTCGCTGAGAGCTGGATTCGAAGACGTAATGAATAATGGCCCGCTAGCATACGAATATTGCAGGGGTGTCAAGGTCATAATTCATCACTTTGTACCCCATGAAGACCCGGCGCACAGAACTTATGCCCAGTTGATGCCTGCGGCTAGAAGAGCCATTCTCGGGGCCATGCTTATGGCTCAGCCGGTTTTGCTTGAACCCGTGCAGGGAATAGAGATCAAATGCCCTGTAGACCTTATAGGTGCGGTTGCGGGAGTGCTCTCTAGCAAGAGAGGCAAGCTGATAAACATAGAACAAAAGGAAGTTCTGGCTATAATAGAGGGAGAGATACCTGCATCAGAGACGTTTGACTTGAGCGAGGTAATGAGGGGAGCTACTGCTGGAAAAGCTGTATGGGACATGCACTTCAAGTCTTGGTCACCTCTGCCTGCATCTTTACAGAAGTCGGTCATTACTCAGATCAGGAAGAGGAAGGGATTGCCAGAGGAAGTGCCTCCAGCCAGTGACTTCTTGGATACAGAATAATAATTTAAATTAGACCGAAATATGAGTAAGGTTGTCGACTAATCTTGGAATGCAATTACTGCGGAAAGGAGGAACCATTTCCTTTCAAGTGTAGCTATTGTGGCGAATACTTTTGCGCAGACCATAGATTGCCAGAAAACCACGCCTGCAAAATGTATGCCATTGCTAGACCGCCTCGAGACAATGTACATGGACATTGGAACTATACCGTGAGCCCAACATTCAAGCCAGGACGTATTTCTAAGAATGAAGCCTTATCGTTTCTAATAGGAGCTATACTAGTCTGGTTGGTAGGTTACAGTGTAATCTACGGTTTAATATCACCGTATAGTGGGAATGTTTTTGCATTTTATCTCAATAGTGTGCTCTTCGTGGCTGCGTTTCTAATTCATGAATATGCTCATAAATTGGCGGCTAATTTGAGTGGTTTATGGGCCGAGTTTAAACTAAATTTTTTTGGTTTGATTCTTACATTAATATCGATAATTTCTCCTGTTTTTAAAGTAATAGCTCCCGGTGCGACGGTAATATTTGGTATCACTGATGTTAAAACAATGGGCAAGATAGCTTTGTGGGGACCTCTAACGAATATAATAATGTCTTTAATTATATTACCTATAATTCTGTTTGACGGGCAAGGATATCTAATCATACCTAGCTTTTATATTAGTTCATTGATATCGTTATTCAACTTAATACCATTAAGTATATTGGATGGGCAAAAAGTGTTTGCTTGGAATAAGATAGTCTGGCTTGTCTGCTTTTGCTATTCCCTTCTCGCGTTTCTGATTTCGCTGTATCTAGTTGATGTAATCTAATATTTTAGAGATATCCCAATGGGTGCTACCATCATCAGCCCACACTTTGCCTGTTGCTTAAGAAGACCCCTTTTCATTGCATGCAGAACAATTGTTAGATCTGGATTCACAACGACGTCAGATGACTCGCCTGTATCTGGGTCCATGCCGGAAGGGAGATCTATCGATATTTTAAGCGCCGTGCTTTGGTTAATAAGGTTAATAGCAGTTCTAAATGGCTCACCTATTGGGGATCTAACTCCTGTGCCAAACAGACCGTCAAGTATGATGTCTGCATTGAAGAATTGACCAGAGTTACTTACTAGCGCATCTTTAGTTGGTGCTATGCGAATATTCATACGCGAATTTCTAGCTATTTCCCATTGCTGCCTGGCTTCATCAGTTCGTATTTTTTCTTCTTCGCCCACAAGTATGGAAACAACCTTTACCCTAGGAGATAAATGTCTGGCAGCTGTAATACAATCTCCGCCGTTATTGCCCGGTCCACAAACTGCCAAAATAGTAGGATTGAGTATTGGGTCATATAGTTCATAGACAATGTCTGCCACCGCTCTTCCTGCATTCTCCATCATTAATAATTTAGAAAATCCTATACTTTCTGCGTTCTTTTCTATTTCTTGCATTTGTTTCGAAGTTATCGTAACGCCTGAAAAGGACACTTTCGTGCACCCATTATAACTATTTTTAATGGTTACATATTATTTTTTCTGGGTTCGGGATCTCAGGCATTGTAGATCGAGTGATTCTCGATGTAAGCTAGGGTTAGGTACAAGTTCGTTTCTAATTCATGACCTAAAATTTAACCTAGGTTTTGCTATCGATTTACATATAAATTGCGGTCTTCTATTTCTCTAAAGTACTTTGGTTGTTGGGTAGCAATCACTGGAGCCAATTATGATTATGAAAAGCTCCGTATTACCAGTTTACCAGTAATTTCATTACAGTCCACTACTATTTGTTATCTAAGAATTTACAACCTTTGTAATCTACTTACATTTGAATCCCCCTATATGAAGGAGACTTGGTAAACAGAAAACTCACCTCTATATGTATGAGAGGGAAGAATCTGCTTTTAGATTTCTTAAATGAACACGTCATTTGGCTTTGTAAATATCTGAGAATCAGACTGGTATAGTAAACTTGCATAATTCGCCTCCTATTTTCTCTGTTACATGATTCTTTCTTCCTATTCCTACTGTTAGAACATACATCTTTATTTATCGATCCATTAATTGGTAGGTATACATTGCATGTTTCGGTTTTGGATATAGATCACTTTGAATGATCATTATTAATTATCTTTTTGCTCAAACCAGACTGCACAAAGAAGATAAAATGACTTGCGGATAGAAAAGAAAATAATCGTTTTTCAAAATAATAGCACCTGATGGGTTCAATGCCAATGTTTGGATTTCAATATGACCTTTTGGGTCAAAGATTTAAATATGAATAATTTATGCGTTTGGCTCTATAATTGCGTGACAAGAAAGAGTACATATGGTTTGACGGAAAGATTCTAGATGCAGAAAACGCAAAAATTACAGTAAAATCACATTCACTGCACTACGGAACTGCAGTTTTCGAAGGTATCAGAGCATACAAACATGGCTCAAAACTCCACATTTTCAGACTTTACGACCATATGAAACGCCTTCTGGATTCGGCGCGAATGATACACATCAAGGTTCCATACTCGTCCACTGAGCTTTCTGATGCTGTTGTTGAATTGCTTCGGAAAAATAACTACAAAAGGTCGCTTTATATCAGACCCATAATTTTTCTTGGTGACGGAGGAATAAATTTAGATTTCAGGAAACATCCTGTGCACGTTGCTATTTTCGCCTTACCGTTTGACGATTACTTTGAGAAGAAGGGTCTGAAAGTTTGCATCTCATCGTGGAGGAGAGTTACCAACACAGCTTTGATCCCGAGAGCAAAGGCTTCTGCAAACTACCTTAACTCTTGCATAGCTACAATAGAAGCCAAGTTGTCGGGTTACGACGAAGCAATCATGCTTGACCAGAACGGTTATGTTTCTGAAGGGTCTGGTGAAAACATCTTTCTTGTGAAGAATTCGAAACTATACACGCCTGGCACATATTCTTCCATACTCGAAGGGATAACGAGAGATACAGTTGTGAACCTTGCCAAAGATATGGGTGTAGAAGTGAACTTCACCCATCTAGAAAGAAGCGAGTTGTATACAGCTGACGAAGTGTTTCTGACAGGAACAGCTGCAGAAATAGCACCTGTCGTAGAGATAGATGGAAGGACCATAGGAGATGGCAATATTGGGAATATAACAAGCAAGATATCCGAAATGTACAATCTTGTAGTAACAGGCAGGAATGATAAGCACAAAAGATGGCTAACAACAATCTAGGAAAAGGATATATTTACAGAGAATATACATCTACAGAAACAAGTGCTAAATCGTTTTGGTCAAGCTGCTGGTCCTTTCGCCCTACGCAAGATACGAGATAAGGTCAGAATTATCAAGGAATCTACCTAAAGGAGTTCAGATGCCTCAGATCCTCCTGAGCAAGGAACTCAAGGTTGATGGTATGGATGATGCACTGAAGGATGTGGACGTAATCCTTGCTGACTATACCTCAAAGACAAGAGTAGACAGACGTATGCTCGAGAAGGTAAGGAATCTCAGGTTTGTGCAGATACCTAATTCTAACACTGATGGGGTTGATGTTGAAGCCTGCACCAAATTGGGTGTGAGAGTTGCCTTATGCCCCGATGCATCGGACAATGCAGTAGCCGAGCACTGTCTAGCAGTGGCACTAACCCTTCTTAGGAGGCTCTTCTTCCTCCATATGAATACACTGGAGGGAAAGTGGGAGAGGGAAGAGGCCACTGGAGCTATTTCCGAGCTCAGAGGGAAGACATGGGGGATAATAGGGTTGAATGGCTCGGGACTTAGGCTGGCCAAGCTGGTTTCTTCGCTAGGTGTGAAACTGCATTACACACAGCCTTCAAGGTTGGATAGCTCGCAGGAAAGGAAGATACACGCAAAGTATTCTACTTTTGAACAACTTCTGATTGAAAGCGATATAATCAGCATCCACTCAGCCAATACACAGAGCATTATTGGAGAAGAACAGCTTCGACTGATGAAACCAACTGCATTGCTGATTGATGTATCTGGTTCATTAGCTGTGGATGAGACAGCACTTGCTAAGGCACTGATGAATGGAACGATTATGGGTGCTTCGGTTGACTCTTATTCTGAAGAACCAGTCACTCCGCAAAACCCTCTTGTTCTTGCAGCTAAGGAAGGTGCGCCTTTAATACTTACTCCGCATGTAGCAGCAGAAACTTTGGAAGCAAGGCAGAGAATAATATCTTTCTCCATGGCTAACATAGCCAAGTTGATTGCTGGCCAGAAACCTCTGAACATAATAAACGATGTTTAAAAAGGCATTAATTTCTTCTGTATAACACACTTATATTCTGCTTATTTACACATATGGATTGTTCGAACATGAGGACGAATATAGCTGCGGACTCTAAGGTTCATTCCAGGCTTATACAGATAGCAAAGAAGAACAGAACAACTGTCTATGACCTGACCAACTCTCTTCTTACTATTTGTGCAGATGCTATAGAAAGAGGCTTGACGATTGAGGACATAAAGGGCCAGATACTGATAAGATATGCGGTTAAAAATCTGGATGTGGTGTTGCTTCCCGGGAGTCTTATAGAATACATGGTAAATCAGCTCTATCCTGTTAAGAGAGACGAGATGACAGAACTGTTCAGGGAGGCCGGGAGTCAGCTTGGTAAGTACTTCAAGATAAAGGGTTTGACGTTTGATGACATACTGGAGATGGCAAAGAACGGCTATTCCTCCATAGGCTTGAGAGAGCTAACAGTGTCTCAGCTATCAGCAGACAGGGTAAGGATATCTATTTACGGTCTATTACTTGGCAGGGCAGCTACAGAGATAGGATTGAGTTTCGTAAAGGGGCTTCTTGACGAGTACGGCTTCAGGATAGTTAAGACCGAGCTGGCTGAGGGAGCTGTGGCGGTTGATTGTGAAGTTGTTCAAAATACAAATCCACTTTGATGAAGTTGCTGGCGCAGAAGATATAGCATCTGCAGATGCGGAGAATGGAGCTGAGTAACAATTGCCTTTTGATACCCTTTCCGATTACATCAGAAGACTGGAGCAAGAAGGAGAGCTCATCCATATCTCCCAGCCGGTCTCAGTTGACCTTGAAATGGCGGAGATACTTAGAAGACTGATGTACAATAAGGGTCCGGCTGTCGTCTTCGATAAGGTTGAAGGATTCGATATACCTGTCGCTGCCAACCTCTTCGGTTCTGAGAGCAGGCTGAAAATTGCACTTCAGGTGGACGACTTCGAGAAGCTTGGAACAAGGATAACAGACATACTGAGCATGCAGGTTCCTGCGGGTTTGCTTGAAAGAGTGAAGGCTCTTCCAAGACTCGCCGAGCTTGCTGGCTATGCTCCCAAACTTGAAAAGAAGGGATCAGTAATGGAGAATATCATAACTGAAAAGCCAACACTTTCCTTTCTGCCTGCACTAAAGTCATGGCCGAAGGATGCAGGCAGGTTCATAACGTTTGGGATCGTGGTTACCAAAAACCCAGATACTGGCACCAGGAACCTGGGGGTCTACAGGATGCAGATTTATGACGAAACCACGGCTGGGATGCACTGGCAGATACACAAGAGAGGTGCTTTGCATCATGAACTCAACAGGCAAAGGGGAAAGAGGACAGAAGTCGCGGTTATAATAGGTGCAGACCCTGCTGTCATATATTCAGCAGTTGCTCCGGTCCCTGAAGGTCTTGACAAATACCTCTATGCAGGGATAGTCAGGGGTGAAGGGGTGAAGCTGGTCAAATGCCAGACTGTTGACATGGAAGTCCCTGCAGATGCGGAGATAGTTCTTGAGGGATACGTCGACCCTCAGGATGTAAGGGTCGAAGGGCCGTTTGGAGACCATACGGGCTATTACACAGAGCCTGAACCGTTTCCAACTTTCCACCTTACGGGAGTGATGATGAAGCATCAGCCGATTTACCTAACAACCATAGTTGGAAAGCCTGTTATGGAAGATGCATACATAGGCAAGGTGGTTGAAAAGGCCTTTCTTCCTCTAATGAAGTTTCTTCAGCCAGAGATAGTGGATGTGAACTTTCCTGAGGCAGGTTGGTTTCAGGGTGTTGCAGTGATATCGATAAAGAAGAGATACCCTGGACAGGCAAAGAAGGTTATGATGGGGCTCTGGGGTACGGGGCAGCTTTCTCTTACCAAGATGCTGATTGTTGTTGATGATGACGTAAACGTGCACGACATGAACGATGTGATCTGGGCTGTTACCACAAGAACTGAACCGGCAAGGGATATAATAGTTTTGAACAATGTACCTACAGATACGCTGGACCCTTCTTCCCCGATAAGAAACCTGGGGTCAAAGCTAGGGATAGACGCTACAATCAAAACTCAGGATGAGGGACATACAAGGCAGTCGTTTGACCCTGTACTACCAGACCCGGCTACAGTAAAGAGGGTGAATGCTAGGCTGAAAGAGCTCGGTCTTGAAAAGCTAGGGTTCAAAGAAGAGCAGCTCTGATTGCAGAATCTTTGAAGGAGAGTCTGCTTATTGTTGGTAGGCATATTTAACGAGGTCCTCGGAAAGGAAGTAAATGTTCCAGAAGCTCCCAAGAGGATAATCAGCCTCAGTCCAGCAATCACCGAAACCCTCTTCATGCTGGGGTTTGATGAAGAGATAGTTGGCGTGAGCGCTTTCTGCGCTAGGCCTCCGAAAGCAAGAGAAAAGAGAAAGGTAGGAAGCTACAGCACAGTGAGAAGAGAACTCATAGAGGGTCTCAGACCAGACCTGATCCTGACGATTACAGGTTATCAGAGACCGCTTGCATTCAGGCTTGAGGGTCTGCCTGTATATCCTCTTGAGTTACCTGTCTTCCTGCCTGGGATTCTGGACCTTATAGCTAGGGTGGGCCTGGTTTCAGGTAAGGCTGAACAGGCAAGGAATCTAAGTCACAGACTAACAAGAAGACTTGCCAAACTGAAGAAAATTTCGGCAAAGGTAAGAACCTACGTCGAGATAGACTTAGGAGGACCTGTTTCGTTCGGAGCTTACAGCTACATCACGGATGCAATAAGCTATCTTGGAGCCAAATCAATATATGCTGGGGAAAGGGCTGAATGGCTGAAGCCTGACTTGGAATTCGTAGCCAGCAAAGACCCAGATGCTATAATCTACGAAGCAAAGATGTATTCCAGATTCGACTTTTCTTCTTTGTTAAACCTGATCAGGTCAAGGGGATGGGATAACTTGCGAGCTGTAAAAGAAGGTCACCTCTTCCTTACGCCGGGTCCGCTAGATTTCCTCGCACACCACGGTCCTTCGTTCATAACTGAAGCTATGCCTTGGCTTCACAAGAGTCTCAGTCTCAGCCTCAGCCTCAATCTCAGAATCTGAATCTAGCTGCAGCGTCATAAACCTTTATTCCAAAGACAAATCAGATCTCTGGCATTGTCATTCAGCCTAGCTGTGTTCATAGCGTCATTGTGGGGGCTTTCGTCGGAGATGCTTGAAGATGCAGCTGTCGACTTCATATATGCAAGAATATTCGGGCTGAAAAGGCTCGTCGTTTCACTCCTTTATTCAACCGCGCTGCTGGCCTCTTTAACGATACTACTGGTTCTTCTTTTCCGAACAACTCTCATTGCATTCCTGCCGTTCGCTTCCACCGTGTCTGCGGTTATGATAGGCGCAGTGGGAGCTTACTGGCTGTACTTTTCCTTCAGGGGTGAAGGAGAGGATAAAATTCCTGAAGGAAAGGGAGGTCCTTTCGTGCTGGTTTTCGCAGAAGTCCTGGAGCTCTTCCTGATTCTTTTACCACTTTCACTGACGAGTTATGTCGAAGAAGCAGCTACTTCTGCAGTCATTGCTGTGGCAATCAGCATAGCATTAGCAATCATTCTCAGAAGACTGCTTGGTGATGTCATCGAAGAAAGGTTAAATTTCAGGTATCTGAAACTGCTCTCCGGAGCTGTTTTGATTTTTCTTTCGTTTGTACTTTTCTTTGGCATGGGTTGAATAAAGCAGAAAGAAATACTCTAAGAAAGGGCAAAAACCTATATTCCCGTCTTCAAACAGTCGTTCGGCATGTATCCCAGGTCATTTCGCTATTTTGCTCCTGAAAACCTGCAGCAAGCAGTTGATTTCGCACTTGCACATCCTGACGAAGCAAAATATCTGGCTGGAGGCCAGAGCCTGATACCGATGATGAAATTGAGAATAGCATCTCCTGCTTACATAATCGATGTGAACAGGCTGCACGACTTATCTTACATCAGAACTTCAGGAGGCTATCTGCTCATAGGGGCGCTGACCAGGCATGCAGATATAGAGCATTCAGACCTGGTTGAAAGGAATCTTCCGATACTGAAGGAGGCTGCAAGGCAGATTGCAGACCAGCAGGTTAGGAACCTCGGGACTATGGCTGGTTCGATTTCACATGCAGACCCAGCTGCAGACTGGCCAGCAGTAGCTCTGGCCTGCAGGGCCGAGTTTTCAATAGTTGGGAAAGGGGAAAGGATTGTAAAGGCAGAAGACTTCTTTCAGGGTCCATTCCAGACCGCTCTGCAGCCCGGTGAATTCCTCAGGGAGATCAGGATACCACTAGCAAACGAAATGAATATTGGATATTCATACGTCAAGTTCGAGAGGAAGGCTGGCGACTTTGCGACTGTAGGAGTGGCCACCATGCTCAGGATGAAAGATAATGCTGTCGATGACATTTCAATAGCCCTAACTGCAGTTGCGCCTAAACAGTTCAGAGCAACCGAAGCTGAAAAGCTGCTGGTCGGCAAGAAGCCAAGCGATGAGTTGATAGAAGAAGCATCGAAACTTGCATCAGAACAGAGCGAGCCTACAGCTGACCTGAGGGGCTCCGTGGAATTCAAGAAGGAAATGGTAAGAGTGTTCACTAAAAGAGCGGTTAAGAAGGCGCTAAGCAGGGCAGGTTGGGGAGGAAACTGAATTGGAACGAGAACTAGCAAAGGACAGAGCAAGCGTGACGATTAACATAAACGGAAAGGATTATTCGGCTGAAGTGGAGGCTAGGCTTCTCCTCGTTCATTTCATAAGGGATATTGCTGGTTTGACCGGCACTCATGTTGGATGCGATACAACGCACTGCGGTGCCTGCACCATTCTGATGCAGGATGAAAACCAGAACTGGAAAGCAATCAAATCATGCACTATGTTTGCGGTTCAGGCTAACGGCAAAAGGCTCCTTACTATAGAAGGCCTGGCGAAGGACGGAGAACTTCACCCCATACAGAAGGCTTTCTGGGAGAACCACGCACTTCAGTGCGGCTACTGCACACCTGGGATGATTATGTCATCCCTTGGCTTTCTGCAGCACAACAGAAACCCGACTGAAGAAGAAGTAAGGGAAGGCATCTCAGGCAATCTATGCAGGTGCACAGGCTATCAGAATATAGTCAAAGCAGTTCTTGCGGCAGCGAAGGAATTGAAGGACAAGCCTAACATACTGGATTAACATCTGCTCTGGCGATAGAGTGTTGCACTTCGAAGATAGCTTTACGGTCGAAGCACCTCTGCACGACGTCTGGAAGTTTGTTTCCACACCAAGCGAATTTGTAAAAGTTATACCTGACCTGCAGAGCAAGGAGATAAAGGACGACAAGAACTTCTTTGTCTCATTCAAGATGGGCCTTGGAATGATAAGGGGAACTGTGAACATGAACTTCAGGATAGAAGAAGCGGTTCCAGAGCAGCACATGAAGCTTGTTGGAAAAGGAAATGGCCTGCAGAGCACTGCTGACCTTACAATCAACCTCGACCTCTCTCCGCAGAATGGAGTGACTCTCGTAAAGTGGTCTGCAGATCTGAATGTTGCTGGAACTGTTGTAAGCGTTGGGTCTAGGTTCATCGAGCCTGTGACAAGGTCGAAGGTAAAGGAGATAGTCGAGGGGATAAAGAAGGAGTTTTCAAAGTAACAGAAGGGTCTTCCGTATATTTGGTAGTGGTATGTGCAAGTGTGTACACTTGCATGCAAGCTGTTGAAATTTTTGTAGCTGCCAAAAATCACAAGACTTAAATCGGCTATGCAGGCTGACTTCGTGTGATGAACTTATCCGTAGGCTACCTGATAACCCCTACACAAGCTTGGTACGGTCTTTGGGATATCTTCGTCTACCTAGGGATTGCTGTGGGGGTCGTTGTGATCTCTTATTTTGTCTACCATGTCGTCAGGTACAGGAGCAAGGAGGATTATGTTCCTACTTACGAGAACAAGAATGGTTCTCATGATTTGAGGTTTGTTCTTGTTAGCACATCTCTATCTATCATTGTGCTGATAATACTAAGCGCAGGGACACTAAACGCAGCTTCTGTCACCTTTAACCCTCCTGCAACAAACGATACGGTCAATATAGAGGTTATAGGGCATCAGTTTTACTGGCAGTTTGTGTATCCTGATGGCAGGTCGTTGATAAACAACCTCACAATACCAGCAGGTGCCGTTGTAATACTCAACGTCACGTCCCAGGATGTCTTCCATTCTTTTGGAATTTCTCAATTTGCAGTAAAGATAGATGCTATACCTGATAGATACAATACCTTGTGGTTCTCTGTCCAGCAGCCAGGGGTATACGTTGATGCAATAAGGTGCTATGAGCTCTGTGGAGCTGGGCATGCCTACATGATCGCTAACCTGACTGTTGTAAGCCAGGCTGCATATCAGCAATGGATATCTCAGAAGGTGAATGGATAAAATGCAGCAAGTCGAAGCGGTTTATCAGAAGCGTTCCTGGCTGAAAAGATGGTTATTTACAACCTATCACAAGGATATAGGCGTACTCTACTTTGTAACTTCACTGTATTTCGCTTTTGTTGCAGGTCTATTGGCTGCTTTAATGAGGGTACAGCTTTCTGCTCCCGGCAACACCTTCCTTGGTCCGACTGAATTTAACAGCGCTGTTACTGCACACGGTCTGATAATGATACTCTGGTTCCTATCCCCTCTTGGTGTTGCTTTTGCCAACTACATAGTTCCGATGCAGATAGGAGCAGATGACCTGGCATTTCCGAGGTTGAATGCATTAAGCTACTGGCTCTTCCTGATTTCAGGAATGATGCTTGTCATGAGCTTCTTCATGCCAGGAGGGGGTTTCGGAGGAGGCTGGACAACATACGCTCCTCTTTCAACTGCTCAATACAGTCCTGGTCCTGGTCCAAGCCTTGCATTCATGGGCTTCATACTGTTATGCGTTTCAATAACTGTTGGTAGTGTCAACTTCATTACAACAATCCTCTGGAAGAGGGCTCCTGGTATGGGCTTCAGGGAGATCCCGATGTTCACCTGGTTCACCTTCTTTACTCAGGTTCTCATGCTCATGGCCTTTCCCTCTCTACTCGCAGCGTTGCTGCTTCTCATGTCAGACAGGCTTCTTGGCACTCAATTCTTCGCAGCATCGAGCGGAGGAGCGCTGCTTTGGGACAACCTCTTCTGGTTCTTTGGACACCCTGAAGTCTACGTTGTACTTTTACCAGCCTTCGGCGCAATACTCGAAATTCTGCCAACATTCACAGGAAGACCTCTTGCAGCACGAACAGCAATACTTGTTGCTGCAGGTTTTCTGGTTGTGCCTCTGAGCGTCTACGTCTTTGCTCACCATGAATTCGTGACAGGAATACCGCTAGCTCTGAGGGAGGGATTCACAATAACCACTTTCGCAATTTCAGTCCCGTTTGATGTCATGGTGCTGTCGATGATCCACAGCTTAACAGGAGGAAGGATAAAGCTGAAGACACCGATGCTCTTCGCCATAGCGGCTGTAATAATATTCATAATCGGTGGGATAACAGGTGTCTTCCTGGCTTCGTTTGTTCTAGACATAAACCTGAGGGGAACTTACTTTGTCGTTGCCCATTTTCATTACGTTATGGCTGGAGCAACTATCTTCGGGCTGTTCGCAGCCACATATTACTGGCTCCCAAAGATGACAAATCACATGTACAGCGAGAGACTTGGCAAGCTTCACTTTATCACCTCTTT
This portion of the Conexivisphaerales archaeon genome encodes:
- a CDS encoding cbb3-type cytochrome c oxidase subunit I; translated protein: MQQVEAVYQKRSWLKRWLFTTYHKDIGVLYFVTSLYFAFVAGLLAALMRVQLSAPGNTFLGPTEFNSAVTAHGLIMILWFLSPLGVAFANYIVPMQIGADDLAFPRLNALSYWLFLISGMMLVMSFFMPGGGFGGGWTTYAPLSTAQYSPGPGPSLAFMGFILLCVSITVGSVNFITTILWKRAPGMGFREIPMFTWFTFFTQVLMLMAFPSLLAALLLLMSDRLLGTQFFAASSGGALLWDNLFWFFGHPEVYVVLLPAFGAILEILPTFTGRPLAARTAILVAAGFLVVPLSVYVFAHHEFVTGIPLALREGFTITTFAISVPFDVMVLSMIHSLTGGRIKLKTPMLFAIAAVIIFIIGGITGVFLASFVLDINLRGTYFVVAHFHYVMAGATIFGLFAATYYWLPKMTNHMYSERLGKLHFITSFISFNVLYFPMFLLYEMPRRIYTYQASTGWGTLNYIASIGGFVFIASQVFFLVNLLIAVRGKIPTTPNPWHAITPEWVPGVFAPAGLLKSMPNGVGNGNAEIHSEGTAAHHQHLSQRPLALASGAALTLTGLALSSWNLGLPFLGIGNPFFFAGLALLAWAVIGWAHDDMIGKFKVPDEERGERWPSISFPKVKLGIWTFLASEVLVFGSILSSYLYVRAYSTAWPAPGSIHSITIGTINTVVLLSSSLTALLALRAARSGDRRGLLAWIGLTFALGSTFLAVKGFEWYDLIYNLGFTPHSGLPGTTYFFIVGLHGAHVFAGLMVMLYIIRKAFAGKITKENHQVVELFGLYWSFVDIVWIFIFPLFYLM
- a CDS encoding carbon monoxide dehydrogenase subunit G, yielding MHFEDSFTVEAPLHDVWKFVSTPSEFVKVIPDLQSKEIKDDKNFFVSFKMGLGMIRGTVNMNFRIEEAVPEQHMKLVGKGNGLQSTADLTINLDLSPQNGVTLVKWSADLNVAGTVVSVGSRFIEPVTRSKVKEIVEGIKKEFSK
- a CDS encoding (2Fe-2S)-binding protein, with protein sequence MERELAKDRASVTININGKDYSAEVEARLLLVHFIRDIAGLTGTHVGCDTTHCGACTILMQDENQNWKAIKSCTMFAVQANGKRLLTIEGLAKDGELHPIQKAFWENHALQCGYCTPGMIMSSLGFLQHNRNPTEEEVREGISGNLCRCTGYQNIVKAVLAAAKELKDKPNILD
- the coxB gene encoding cytochrome c oxidase subunit II, which gives rise to MNLSVGYLITPTQAWYGLWDIFVYLGIAVGVVVISYFVYHVVRYRSKEDYVPTYENKNGSHDLRFVLVSTSLSIIVLIILSAGTLNAASVTFNPPATNDTVNIEVIGHQFYWQFVYPDGRSLINNLTIPAGAVVILNVTSQDVFHSFGISQFAVKIDAIPDRYNTLWFSVQQPGVYVDAIRCYELCGAGHAYMIANLTVVSQAAYQQWISQKVNG